In Electrophorus electricus isolate fEleEle1 chromosome 6, fEleEle1.pri, whole genome shotgun sequence, a single genomic region encodes these proteins:
- the LOC113590810 gene encoding potassium channel subfamily K member 4: MRCSTLLAILTAVLLYLVMGALVFRTLEGPHEEGNHIRLQDTRREFLLNYTCMSPESLQELIEKVAHAIGAGIDPKNNDTFTSSWDLASAFFFSGTIITTIGYGNISPKTEWGQLFCICYALVGIPMFGFLLAGVGDHLGTGLRKAIAKIEMLFLKWKVSPTIVRVISAVLSIMLGCVLFIFVPTLVFQEVEKWTLLESAYFVVITLTTVGFGDYVAGDGGAEGMEHWYKPLVWFWILLGLAYFASVLTMIGNWLRVVSKRTRAEMEELRAHATDWTQNIQNMSVDFRIPAKLDDPFKRHRRRHRHGPRRHGANHSTSGTANPDGGEKGENGHPDSQSESGSSASYSTTSNESCSESEIGSEATQTEQVSDKGEKRDDPIPTIPTDPTFSQPLDYFGENLAYIDESSDAVSGKLHLDPLLDMPKSKMDALQRAKRRCPKRPATKKISKTSRTNLELKEPNGDILLPN, from the exons ATGCGGTGCTCCACGCTGCTTGCCATCCTGACCGCCGTGCTGCTCTATTTGGTGATGGGCGCACTCGTCTTCCGCACCCTGGAGGGACCGCACGAGGAGGGCAACCACATCAGGCTCCAGGACACCCGCCGCGAGTTCCTGCTCAACTACACCTGCATGAGCCCCGAGAGCCTGCAGGAGCTCATAGAG AAGGTTGCACATGCCATTGGAGCAGGAATCGACCCCAAGAACAACGACACGTTCACCAGCAGCTGGGACCTGGCCAgtgcttttttcttctctggTACCATCATCACTACCATCG GTTATGGGAACATCTCCCCGAAGACAGAGTGGGGCCAGCTGTTCTGCATCTGCTACGCCTTGGTGGGCATCCCCATGTTTGGCTTTCTGCTGGCAGGAGTAGGCGACCACCTGGGCACGGGATTAAGGAAGGCCATTGCTAAGATAGAAATGCTCTTCCTG AAATGGAAGGTGAGTCCCACCATCGTGCGTGTCATCTCCGCGGTGCTCTCGATCATGCTGGGCTGTGTGCTCTTCATCTTCGTGCCCACGCTGGTCTTCCAGGAGGTGGAGAAATGGACCCTGCTGGAATCCGCCTACTTCGTCGTCATCACGCTCACCACTGTGGGCTTTGGGGACTATGTTGCAG GTGATGGAGGAGCTGAGGGGATGGAGCACTGGTACAAACCTCTGGTGTGGTTTTGGATCCTGCTTGGTCTGGCATATTTTGCCTCCGTTCTCACCATGATTGGGAACTGGCTACGGGTCGTGTCCAAAAGGACACGTGCGGAG ATGGAAGAGCTCAGAGCACATGCCACTGACTGGACCCAGAACATCCAGAACATGTCAGTGGATTTCCGCATCCCCGCCAAGCTGGATGACCCATTTAAGAGGCACCGCCGAAGGCATCGCCATGGCCCCCGCCGCCATGGGGCCAACCACAGCACTTCGGGCACAGCTAACCCAGACGGGGGTGAGAAAGGGGAGAATGGGCATCCTGATAGTCAATCGGAATCTGGCTCTTCTGCCTCCTACTCAACTACATCCAACGAGTCGTGCTCGGAGTCCGAGATCGGCTCGGAGGCGACCCAGACAGAGCAGGTGTCAGACAAaggggagaagagagatgaCCCAATCCCCACCATCCCTACTGACCCCACCTTCTCACAACCACTGGATTACTTTGGGGAGAATCTGGCATATATTGATGAGTCTTCAGATGCTGTTAGTGGGAAGCTTCACTTGGACCCGCTCCTGGATATGCCCAAATCCAAGATGGATGCACTGCAAAGGGCCAAGAGGAGATGTCCTAAAAGACCAGCAACAAAGAAAATATCCAAAACTAGTCGAACCAATCTGGAACTCAAAGAGCCCAATGGTGACATTCTGCTCCCTAattga